Proteins encoded within one genomic window of uncultured Draconibacterium sp.:
- a CDS encoding aspartate-semialdehyde dehydrogenase, with the protein MKVAIVGVSGAVGQEFLKVLAERDFPMDELVIFGSARSAGKTYEFKGKQLTVKELKHGDDFKDIDIALTSAGAGVSKEYAETITKHGAIMIDNSSAFRYVDDVPLVVPEVNPEDSKVRPRNIIANPNCSTIQMVVALKPIEDLSKIKRVRVATYQAASGAGAQGIAELEDQVKAVAEDKPVKVEKFSHQLAMNIIPHIDVFLDNDYTKEEMKMNWETKKIMHTDAEVSATCVRIPVARAHSEAIWVETEKPLTAEAVTKAFEAFEGLTVIDNPAKNEYPMPLFVSGKDDVYVGRIRQDVTDPNSITFWCVGDQIKKGAALNAVQIAEWLVANGEV; encoded by the coding sequence ATGAAAGTTGCAATTGTTGGAGTGAGCGGCGCTGTTGGACAGGAGTTCCTGAAAGTGCTTGCTGAAAGAGATTTCCCTATGGACGAGTTGGTAATTTTTGGATCGGCAAGAAGTGCCGGTAAAACTTACGAATTTAAGGGGAAACAGCTTACAGTTAAAGAACTCAAGCACGGCGACGATTTTAAAGATATTGATATTGCGTTAACTTCAGCCGGAGCAGGTGTTTCGAAAGAATATGCTGAAACCATAACTAAACACGGGGCAATTATGATCGACAACTCTAGCGCATTCCGCTACGTTGACGATGTTCCGCTGGTAGTTCCTGAAGTAAATCCTGAAGATTCGAAAGTTCGTCCGCGCAATATTATTGCCAACCCGAACTGTTCAACCATTCAGATGGTGGTTGCGTTGAAACCGATCGAAGATCTGTCGAAGATAAAACGTGTTCGCGTGGCTACTTACCAGGCAGCAAGTGGTGCCGGTGCACAAGGAATTGCGGAGTTGGAAGATCAGGTGAAAGCCGTTGCAGAAGATAAACCTGTGAAAGTGGAGAAATTCTCACATCAGCTGGCTATGAATATTATCCCGCACATTGATGTTTTTCTGGATAATGATTACACCAAGGAAGAGATGAAAATGAACTGGGAAACCAAAAAAATTATGCATACCGATGCTGAGGTTAGCGCAACTTGTGTGCGTATTCCGGTGGCACGTGCACACTCTGAAGCTATTTGGGTAGAGACTGAAAAACCATTGACTGCGGAGGCAGTAACAAAGGCTTTCGAAGCATTTGAAGGTTTAACAGTGATCGATAATCCGGCGAAAAACGAGTATCCAATGCCATTATTCGTATCGGGTAAAGACGATGTTTATGTTGGTCGTATCCGCCAGGATGTGACTGATCCGAACAGTATTACTTTTTGGTGTGTTGGCGACCAGATTAAAAAAGGTGCGGCACTAAACGCAGTGCAGATTGCTGAGTGGCTGGTAGCTAATGGTGAAGTTTAA
- the serS gene encoding serine--tRNA ligase, which yields MLNLKFIQDNPELVVEKLKCKNFDASEIVSNIINLYTQKNKLQSEADSAKAEMNKISKEIGMLFREGKQEEANAAKARTAELKENIKNFDTDFAAIEEKVYDLQVQLPNLPHESVPAGKGEEDNEVVKQVGDIPSMDEKALPHWELAAKYNLIDFELGVKLTGAGFPVYRGKGAQLQRALINFFLAEASKAGYEEIQPPLAVNEASGFGTGQLPDKEGQMYHITEDNLYLIPTAEVPVTNIYRDVILDAKDLPYKNTAYSACFRREAGSYGKDVRGLNRLHQFDKVEIVQIAHPEKSYEILDGMVAHVEGLVAKLGLPYRVLRLCGGDISFTSALTFDFEVFSAAQGKWLEVSSVSNFESFQANRLKLRFREEGVKKPQIAHTLNGSALALPRIVAALLENNQTPEGIKIPEALVPFTGFDMIN from the coding sequence ATGCTCAATTTAAAATTTATTCAAGACAATCCGGAGTTAGTAGTAGAAAAACTAAAATGCAAGAATTTCGATGCTTCGGAAATTGTTTCAAACATCATAAATCTTTACACGCAGAAAAATAAACTGCAAAGCGAGGCTGATTCAGCAAAAGCAGAAATGAATAAAATTTCGAAAGAAATTGGAATGCTGTTCCGCGAAGGCAAACAAGAAGAGGCCAACGCAGCAAAAGCACGAACTGCCGAACTAAAAGAAAACATTAAAAACTTCGATACTGATTTTGCAGCTATCGAGGAAAAGGTTTACGATTTGCAGGTTCAACTGCCTAACTTGCCTCACGAGTCGGTTCCTGCCGGAAAAGGAGAAGAGGACAACGAGGTGGTAAAACAAGTTGGCGACATTCCGAGCATGGATGAAAAAGCTTTGCCACACTGGGAATTGGCAGCCAAATATAACCTGATTGATTTTGAATTGGGTGTAAAACTTACCGGAGCCGGATTTCCGGTTTACCGTGGAAAAGGAGCACAATTACAACGCGCTTTGATTAATTTCTTTTTAGCCGAAGCTTCAAAAGCCGGTTACGAAGAAATTCAACCACCGCTGGCAGTTAACGAAGCATCGGGTTTTGGAACCGGTCAGTTACCTGATAAAGAGGGGCAGATGTACCACATTACCGAAGACAACCTGTACCTGATTCCAACAGCAGAAGTTCCGGTAACTAATATTTACCGCGATGTAATTCTGGATGCCAAAGATCTGCCTTATAAAAACACCGCTTATAGTGCCTGTTTCCGTCGCGAAGCCGGTTCGTATGGTAAAGATGTTCGTGGTTTAAACCGCCTGCACCAGTTCGATAAAGTGGAAATTGTACAAATCGCACATCCTGAAAAATCATACGAGATTTTGGATGGGATGGTAGCGCATGTTGAAGGTTTGGTTGCCAAACTTGGTTTGCCTTACCGCGTTCTTCGTTTGTGTGGTGGCGATATCAGTTTTACATCGGCCTTAACTTTCGATTTCGAGGTATTTTCGGCAGCACAGGGAAAATGGCTGGAAGTAAGTTCGGTTTCCAACTTCGAATCGTTCCAGGCCAACCGCCTGAAATTACGTTTCCGCGAAGAAGGTGTGAAAAAGCCACAAATCGCACATACGCTTAATGGAAGTGCACTGGCATTACCACGTATTGTTGCGGCACTGCTCGAAAACAACCAAACTCCTGAAGGAATTAAAATTCCTGAGGCACTGGTTCCTTTTACTGGTTTCGATATGATCAATTAG
- a CDS encoding MarC family protein: protein MDQNLLTFSLSVFTGFFAIMNPIANTPIFLGLAEGHDKKTKKVIAKQATITAFIIVASFVILGKYIFELFGITIPAFKITGGILIFYVGFEMLLSQKSKIHGSKEVQEDDSISISPLAIPILAGPGTIVTAMNNVTNTNYLHIAIVIAIFGLMAYLTYLAFSLSDYIVKKIGPHLITVIGKLMGLILAIMGTGMVVEGIKLAFGLQ, encoded by the coding sequence ATGGATCAAAACCTACTTACATTTTCGCTGTCCGTTTTTACCGGCTTTTTTGCCATAATGAACCCCATTGCCAATACGCCGATATTCCTTGGCCTTGCCGAAGGTCATGATAAAAAAACAAAAAAGGTAATTGCGAAACAAGCAACCATCACCGCGTTTATTATTGTAGCCAGTTTTGTTATTCTTGGTAAATATATTTTCGAATTGTTCGGAATTACCATTCCTGCCTTTAAAATTACCGGCGGAATCCTGATCTTTTATGTAGGTTTCGAAATGCTTCTTTCGCAGAAATCTAAAATTCACGGATCGAAAGAGGTGCAGGAAGATGACAGTATTTCCATTTCGCCACTGGCTATTCCTATTCTTGCCGGCCCCGGAACCATTGTTACTGCGATGAATAATGTTACCAACACCAACTACCTGCACATTGCCATTGTAATTGCAATTTTCGGATTGATGGCCTACCTCACCTACCTGGCTTTTTCGTTAAGCGATTACATTGTGAAAAAAATTGGCCCCCACCTCATAACCGTTATCGGGAAATTAATGGGATTAATTCTTGCTATTATGGGAACCGGAATGGTGGTTGAAGGAATAAAACTGGCATTCGGATTACAATAA
- a CDS encoding helix-hairpin-helix domain-containing protein has translation MVDADVAVAEAPAKAAPKKEAAPVVEEVKEEAPKAEAKAAAGGDDLTKLTGVGPKLAEVLTEGGFTTYAEVAAASVEAIQKVLEAAGSRYASKDPQPWIEEAKVLA, from the coding sequence ATTGTAGACGCTGATGTTGCAGTTGCTGAAGCTCCTGCAAAAGCTGCTCCTAAAAAAGAAGCTGCTCCGGTTGTTGAAGAAGTAAAAGAAGAAGCTCCTAAAGCTGAAGCAAAAGCAGCAGCTGGAGGCGACGATCTTACAAAATTAACTGGTGTAGGACCAAAATTGGCTGAAGTATTAACTGAAGGTGGTTTTACAACTTACGCTGAAGTTGCTGCAGCATCTGTTGAAGCAATTCAGAAAGTTCTTGAAGCAGCAGGAAGCCGCTACGCTTCTAAAGATCCACAACCCTGGATTGAAGAAGCTAAAGTTTTAGCTTAA
- the rplU gene encoding 50S ribosomal protein L21, with protein MYAIVEIAGQQFKVEKDKKLFVHHLDAEEGASVDFDKVLLVDNDGKVAVGTPTVKGAKITAKVLEHVKGDKVIVFKKKRRKGYQKMNGHRQQFTQIQVETIVG; from the coding sequence ATGTACGCGATTGTTGAAATTGCAGGACAGCAATTCAAAGTAGAAAAAGACAAGAAGCTTTTCGTACATCACCTGGATGCAGAAGAAGGTGCATCGGTTGATTTCGACAAAGTATTGTTGGTTGACAACGACGGTAAAGTAGCCGTTGGAACTCCAACCGTAAAAGGTGCTAAAATTACAGCCAAAGTGCTGGAACATGTGAAAGGTGACAAAGTGATAGTATTCAAAAAGAAACGTCGTAAAGGCTATCAAAAAATGAATGGTCACCGTCAGCAATTTACTCAGATTCAAGTAGAAACTATTGTTGGATAA
- a CDS encoding sigma-70 family RNA polymerase sigma factor, producing MKNRIVNKTEFSALIEKHQAIIHKITRIYADGQSNREDLFQEICLQLWRSYPRFRSQSKFSTWMYRVALNTAISNVRKAKTELHFEQLHHNDRIETETSDEKEQVKLLYRAISKLNRIDKALILLWLEEKSYEEIASILGISKTNVSVKLVRIKHKLEEMIFNLQ from the coding sequence ATGAAAAACCGTATTGTAAATAAAACTGAATTTAGCGCGCTGATTGAAAAACATCAGGCAATAATCCACAAAATAACGAGGATTTATGCCGATGGACAATCAAACCGCGAAGACTTGTTCCAGGAGATCTGCCTGCAACTCTGGCGATCGTACCCAAGATTTCGGAGCCAGTCGAAATTCAGTACCTGGATGTACCGGGTGGCATTAAACACGGCAATCAGCAATGTTCGGAAAGCGAAAACGGAACTTCATTTTGAGCAGCTGCACCACAACGATCGTATTGAAACAGAAACTTCTGACGAGAAGGAACAGGTAAAACTACTGTACCGGGCCATTTCTAAACTTAACCGGATCGACAAAGCGCTAATTCTGCTTTGGTTGGAAGAAAAAAGTTACGAGGAAATTGCGTCGATACTGGGAATCTCGAAAACGAATGTAAGCGTAAAGCTGGTTCGTATTAAACACAAACTGGAAGAAATGATTTTCAACCTTCAGTAA
- a CDS encoding bifunctional nuclease family protein, with the protein MQKIRLNILGLSVSQTQSGAYALVLAEEEGERRIPIIIGPVEAQAIAIQLEGLKPPRPLTHDLIKNMALAFDIALLEVTIYKLEEGIFYSELLCEMNGKETRIDSRTSDAVALALRFRCPIYTSEEILQKAGIVLESDDENSPVRSMMDEEEPETTGSSYAQYSTSDLEELLNEAIEDEDYEKASIIRDELNKREK; encoded by the coding sequence ATGCAAAAAATACGCTTAAACATTTTAGGATTATCGGTAAGTCAGACCCAGTCGGGGGCTTACGCGTTGGTGTTGGCAGAAGAGGAGGGAGAACGCAGAATTCCTATAATTATCGGACCGGTTGAAGCACAGGCAATCGCCATTCAGCTGGAAGGACTAAAACCTCCGCGTCCACTTACTCACGATTTAATAAAAAACATGGCGCTGGCTTTCGATATCGCGTTACTGGAGGTTACCATATACAAATTGGAAGAAGGCATTTTTTATTCGGAACTCTTGTGCGAGATGAATGGCAAAGAGACCCGGATTGATTCGAGAACATCGGATGCAGTGGCTTTGGCACTGCGTTTCAGGTGCCCGATTTATACCTCGGAAGAAATTTTGCAGAAAGCCGGAATTGTATTGGAGTCAGATGATGAGAATTCTCCGGTACGAAGTATGATGGATGAAGAAGAGCCGGAAACAACAGGCTCTTCATATGCCCAGTATTCTACCAGTGATTTAGAGGAACTGCTGAATGAGGCTATCGAAGACGAGGATTATGAAAAGGCTTCGATAATTCGTGACGAATTGAATAAACGAGAGAAATAA
- a CDS encoding nucleoside transporter C-terminal domain-containing protein: protein MKRIIMLLVVITGIFFLQPLAAHAGETILAVADAAAQQTDTSNILLAKERQTPFSIMTLFRGLLGMVVLVFVGYIFSSDRRNIPWRTVGIGLAMQILLALGVLYVPIVQSGFEFFGKIFVKVLDFTKEGSTFLLGDLMNADTYGYIFLFQVLPTIIFFSALTSLLFYWGIIQKIVYGLAWVFTKVLRISGAEALSVAGNIFLGQTESPLMIKAYLDKMSKSEILLVMTGGMATLAGGVLAAYIALLGGDDPQLRLEFAKHLLTASVMAAPAAIVFSKMLVPPTDAINKTIDVNRDKIGSNVLDAITNGTTEGVKLAVNVAAMLLAFIAFIAMFNFIFTKVGAITHLNDVIANITDGKYNELSLQFILGYTFSPIMWLIGVCPEDIAVVGRLLGEKLILTEFIGYVSLADLKAAGAFTETKSIIMATYILCGFANFSSIGIQIGGIGALAPKRRVLLSQYGMRALLAGTLASLMSATIIGMILG from the coding sequence ATGAAACGCATTATAATGTTGCTGGTAGTAATTACCGGCATTTTCTTTTTACAACCGCTGGCAGCACACGCCGGAGAAACAATACTTGCGGTAGCCGACGCAGCAGCTCAACAAACCGATACTTCAAATATCCTTTTGGCAAAAGAACGACAAACGCCTTTTTCAATTATGACCCTTTTTCGGGGATTGTTGGGAATGGTTGTGTTAGTTTTTGTCGGTTATATTTTTAGTTCCGATCGCCGTAACATTCCTTGGCGAACAGTAGGAATTGGTTTAGCGATGCAAATTTTGCTGGCCCTTGGTGTTTTGTATGTGCCTATTGTGCAGAGTGGTTTCGAGTTCTTCGGAAAGATATTTGTTAAAGTGCTCGACTTTACCAAAGAAGGCAGTACCTTTCTGCTTGGCGATTTAATGAATGCCGATACTTATGGTTATATTTTTCTTTTTCAGGTATTGCCAACAATTATATTCTTTTCGGCTTTAACCAGTTTGTTATTTTACTGGGGAATTATCCAAAAGATTGTATACGGGCTGGCGTGGGTGTTTACCAAGGTTCTGAGGATTTCGGGTGCAGAAGCGCTATCGGTTGCCGGAAATATCTTTCTGGGGCAAACCGAATCGCCACTAATGATTAAAGCCTACCTCGATAAAATGAGCAAATCGGAAATTCTGTTGGTAATGACCGGAGGAATGGCAACACTTGCCGGAGGTGTTTTAGCTGCATACATTGCTTTGCTAGGAGGCGACGATCCGCAACTTCGATTGGAATTTGCCAAGCACCTGCTCACTGCATCGGTAATGGCAGCTCCTGCAGCCATTGTATTCTCGAAAATGCTGGTTCCGCCAACTGATGCAATTAATAAAACCATTGATGTGAATCGCGATAAAATTGGAAGTAATGTTTTGGATGCCATTACAAACGGAACGACAGAAGGAGTAAAGCTAGCCGTAAATGTTGCTGCTATGCTTTTGGCTTTTATTGCGTTTATTGCCATGTTCAATTTTATATTTACCAAAGTGGGCGCCATCACACATTTAAATGATGTTATTGCCAATATTACCGATGGAAAATACAATGAGCTGTCGCTGCAATTTATATTGGGGTATACCTTTTCTCCAATTATGTGGCTGATTGGTGTGTGCCCTGAAGACATTGCGGTGGTTGGCCGTTTACTGGGAGAGAAACTCATTCTTACCGAATTTATCGGTTATGTTTCGCTGGCCGACCTAAAAGCCGCCGGAGCGTTTACCGAAACCAAATCGATTATTATGGCTACCTATATATTATGTGGTTTTGCCAACTTTTCATCAATCGGTATTCAGATTGGCGGAATTGGAGCGCTGGCACCAAAACGCCGGGTACTGCTTTCGCAATACGGAATGCGTGCACTACTTGCCGGAACATTGGCTTCGCTTATGAGTGCTACCATTATTGGAATGATTTTGGGCTAA
- a CDS encoding IS982 family transposase yields MDSKITEIFYLVDEFCKEFEKNKEGHILTEKTSVKRRKRKFTMSDSEVITIVILFHLKKYRCLKHFYIMHVQEHMQADFPKTVAYNRFVELQQKALMPMAVFLQLCCLGECTGVSFIYSTPIRVCHIRREFQHQTFKGLATKGQCSMGWFFGFKLHIVINDKGEILDFLFNPGNVDDREPLKNKNFHDKIFEKLVADKGYISKNLFHDLFIDGIHLITKIRKNMKNSLMLTQDKILLRKRALIETVNDELKNICQIEHTRHRSFENFLTNLLSGLIAYSFLPKKPTLRMDEIVEQTEVSTFA; encoded by the coding sequence ATGGATTCTAAAATTACCGAAATTTTCTATCTGGTTGACGAATTCTGTAAAGAATTTGAAAAAAACAAGGAGGGACACATCCTCACTGAAAAAACCTCTGTAAAACGAAGAAAGCGTAAATTTACCATGTCCGATAGCGAGGTTATAACCATCGTAATCTTGTTTCACCTAAAGAAATACCGTTGTTTAAAGCATTTTTACATCATGCACGTTCAGGAACATATGCAAGCTGACTTTCCGAAAACGGTAGCATACAACCGTTTTGTGGAACTACAACAAAAGGCTTTAATGCCAATGGCTGTGTTTCTCCAACTATGTTGTCTGGGCGAGTGTACAGGTGTTTCGTTTATCTATTCTACTCCTATTCGGGTTTGTCATATAAGGCGTGAGTTTCAACATCAGACCTTTAAAGGGCTGGCCACAAAGGGGCAATGCTCAATGGGCTGGTTTTTCGGTTTCAAACTACACATTGTAATTAATGACAAGGGGGAAATCCTTGACTTTCTTTTTAATCCAGGTAACGTTGATGACAGGGAACCATTGAAAAACAAAAACTTTCATGACAAAATATTCGAAAAGTTAGTCGCCGATAAAGGCTATATATCCAAAAATTTGTTTCACGACTTGTTTATTGATGGTATTCATTTGATTACCAAGATTCGCAAGAACATGAAAAACTCATTAATGTTGACTCAGGATAAAATTTTACTTCGCAAAAGAGCATTAATTGAAACGGTTAATGATGAACTGAAGAATATCTGTCAAATAGAACATACCAGGCACAGAAGTTTTGAAAACTTCCTGACAAATTTGCTTTCAGGCTTAATCGCTTATTCATTCCTACCTAAAAAACCTACCCTTAGAATGGATGAAATTGTTGAACAAACTGAAGTTTCCACTTTCGCTTAG